TAGTTGTTGAAAAGTTCCTCGTCATGTTGATATAAAGTCTTGTAAATATTGGCTTTTGAAAAAAAAATCCTTCAGATTTTGAATTTGCTGAATCCATTAAACCTGAAGGGTTATGAAAGATAAAGCAATGGCAATTTACATTTTTATCGATGATATTCTGTTTCAAAAAGATGAAGTCGAAGACTTGCCTAGCGGAGAATAAAACATCATCTCTATAAAAAACGAAAACCCTGAAGTATGCCGAAGCAGGGACAACAGGGAATAACACCGCAAGTATATAACATGTTTTGATAAAATATAGCATATTATAGACCTATTTTGTATTATTTTGCATAAAACATCAGGTCAACATGAGATTAATACCTCTTTCTTTTTGGATGTTGCCTATTGTCGAAGAAGTTTAACAGAATGATTTTATCGTCCTTGATTTTATAAAAGAGAGTTATTTGCTTAACAATTACAAAACCTCGAATATTCCTTTCCGCATGTTCCAAACTTCCGATTTCTGGGAATTCAATTAGAATATCAAGAAAATCATATACTTTTTTCACAAAAGCTTTTGTTACAGCCTTACCCCATTCCTTCTAAATATAGTCAATAATTTTATCGAATTTTTTGTCAGCTCTCTTAGACCAATAAATGGTTAAAGCCATTTCTTATGCTTTTTTTGGATTTCGGTATGGGAAATTAGATTCGATGGGTCGTTTGATTCAATATCTGCCCGAATGAGTTCTTCTTGCTCCTCTTTGGTGAGTCTTCCCCAAAGTTTTCCATCGGCTCTCTCATTCGTTCTTGCCATTATTGCATAGAACTTCGATAGTATATCATCATTGTTTATACTATCTATAAGGTGATGGAAATTATTTTTCAGTTCTATGGTAGTCATGTTTTTTTTCCAAATATACAAATCTTGGTTAAAAAAGGCAATTGATATCAGTCATTCAATACGCATTAGCCCATGCTAAAGAGTACTTGTAAACTTAGCACCTACACGGATGCTTGTTTTTATTTGAATTAGTGCGGTTTAAAACCGCTATTTAGAGAAGACAAAGTCGCAGATTTCGCCTAACGAGGAGTTGTGCGTTCTCACATTTATTCTATCATATAGTCAGTCCAATAATCTTTAGGACATAAAATCTTAGTTCCCTTGTATTCATTCATGGTAAAGTCATTGGTATTACCTGTAATTAGAAAATCAGCGTTACAGGTTTCTGCAAGTTCCAGAAGTTTGTTATCGTCGGAATCGCTTATTATTTTTAATCGAATTGTTGGATAATATTTGGTTGCTCTTTTCTCAATATCTATAAGTAAAGCCTGAGCATTTGAGATAAAATCAGGAAATTTTGAGAATTTCTTTCTATTCAGCACATTATAATACTCTGCGAATAGTTCATCAGAAAGGCAAAGTTGAATGTAGTCGTTAGAGAATAATTCCTGAACAATGTGATAAGGATAACTACGCTGAATTAGCGCAGAAACAAGAACATTGGTGTCAACTACGATTTTTTGCATTTTTCCTAACCGCTTTAACTTCTTTAGTGATTTCATCCATTGTCATTCCTGAAAGCCCAAATTTTTCTGCAAGCTTCAAACTTTCATTAAGTCTTTGTTTCGACAACTCTCTGCTTACAATATCCAAAAAGTCAGAAAATGAAAGACTTGACTTTAAACCGAACTTATCGAATTCAAGGTCTGATACTGAAACATTTATTGTTTTCATGATTAAAGCAATTATCGTTATCTTCTAATCCCAAATATACAAATTTTTCAAGATCCTTAATTATTTTGAAAAGCAAGCTTGTGAGTTTAACCATCATATCCAACTACAACCTGCCCCAATAGTACGCCACAGGTGCGCTCCGCTAACCTATGCCAAACCCAATGATTTTTGTTTTAGTTACTTTTAGCCTCTGGCGAACGGGGGGTCTCAACGAGTCTCTTGTAAATAGAAATTCCCTTCAAAACCATAAAAACACTTGTAAAAAGCATTTTATTGTTTTGAGGGGAACCCTTAAAGTTAAACTTACCGTCCCCTAAAAGGCATAACTTTCTATGTATTTCGGCTTGGTATTAACTCTCATTGAACTATTTATTGCCTGCAATCAAGAGAATAGGTACCATCACCTAGCGATTTGGCTGAAAAAGCATATCCCATACCTGATCTGTACATTATAATATCACTATAACCGTCGTTGTTGTAATCTAAAGAAATAATACGATCTCTTAAGTCATGTAAATCAAAACCAGCAATGCCTTCATTATGGTAAACAGTGGTAAACGTTCCATCACCATTTGATTTTAATAGGTAGCAGGCTGAGCCACGAGGCCGATAACACATTATATCGTCTTTGCCATCACCATTATAATCTAACGCAATAGCTTTATCTTGTATTTGGTCAAAATTATAGCCTCCTATACCGTTACCATTTTTATAAATATTTGTAAATGTTCCATCTCCATTAGATTTTTGAATATAAACTGTTGGCTTGCTTCCAGTCCTATAACACATTACATCATCTTTGCCATCGCCATCATAATCTAATGCTATAGCTAAATCCTGAACTTGGTCAAAATTAAAACCAGCCAGACCATTACTACTTTTTAATATTGCTTCGAATGTTCCATCACCATTCCCTTGTAGCAAATATACAGCTTTGTTACCAGGTCGAAAGAACATTAGATCCATCTTTTTGTCTCCATTAAAATCTAATGCAATAGCTCTATCACAACGATAGGTAAAATCATAACCACCCATACCATTATTACTTGTATAAGTGGCTGTAAATGTTCCATCTCCATTCGACCTCTCCAAAACCACTTTTCTTGACCCAGGACTATAGCACATTAAATCGTCTTTACCGTCTCCATCAAAATCAATAGTTATAGCCTGATCATCACTAATAGTTGAATTACCATAGTAATTTGCAAAACTAAAGCCATCTAAACCATCCTTGAGAAAAAATACATTAGTAAAAGATCCATCTTTCAGACTTCTATTCAAACAAACCCTACCCAGGCCCGGACGAAACAATAATATGTCTTTTATACCGTCACCATTATAATCCAGCGAAATTATTTGGTCATTGTCAGCCCATAAAGTAAATGGACCTGAAATTATTCCATTAACATAAGATGATTCGTCTACGATGCTCTTTAACATACGATTGTTCTTAGGGACTTGTTGTAAATTCGGATCTTTTGCACAACTAAAGAAGGTAAGAAAAAAAATAATCCACAAAAAATCCAATTTATTCATACATCAAAATTTAATAAAGTACCTACTCTTACGATTTTTGGTTTTCTCGTCTTACTCTTTTAAGGATTTTCAGAAACCTCCCTTATTCTATGTTAGACTGAATTATTCAAAGGTTAAAAAACATCAAAACGCTAACTTCAAAGTTAGTTCTGAGGATATACTGTGTAGTATCAATTCTAAATGCTCGCTTATTTAATCACTACATTATTTTTTCGAATGATTTCGACACGCAATCAAGGCTAAAATCAACATCATTCAATTCCGTTTCTTTCTCAAATATTACAAAGGTGTGTTTGTTCAATAAATTCTTAGGATTAATATTGGTTTTTAGAAGTTCGGCATATACTTTTCGCTTATATGATTTAGGTATTTCTTTATGCTTTTTAATGTTTTTAAAATATCGCACATAAGAACTTATAAAGATGATAGGGTAGAAAAACAGAAAGAGTAACAGGGAACTCTTACTTAACCGTAAATATTTAATTTCCTTAATCTTAAACCCTGAGAGTTTTGCAATTACTCTTAATTTTTGTAAACCTACTAGGAAAATGTGTCCGTAATAAATTTCCTTAGTTACATTTTTGTCTGACATCCATATATCATCTATTTCGTTTGGCGGCATTAGTTTGGTGTTTTCACTTTCAAACAATAAATAGCTGAATTTGGATGCTAAATTGGAATACGAGGGTGTTGTAATTAGAAGTTTTCCATTCAGTTTCAAAACGCGGTTAAATTCTTTAAATGTCTTTGTTTGATCGCTAAAATGTTCAATGCCTTCTTGACATATTAGCATATCAGCATAATTATTAGTTACAGGAATTTTATCAACAATATCAGCACGCTTACACTCTATATCTTTTAGCATGAAATACTCAGGGAACAAATCATAAGCCTCAACTTTTGCACCATTCTCTAATAATATTTCGGTTGTAGCACCATTTCCCGCTGGTACGTCAATTACAATACGATTTCTTAATTCTTCCCTTATACCATCCAAATATTTTTTTACATAAAATT
This window of the Bacteroidales bacterium genome carries:
- a CDS encoding putative toxin-antitoxin system toxin component, PIN family, with translation MQKIVVDTNVLVSALIQRSYPYHIVQELFSNDYIQLCLSDELFAEYYNVLNRKKFSKFPDFISNAQALLIDIEKRATKYYPTIRLKIISDSDDNKLLELAETCNADFLITGNTNDFTMNEYKGTKILCPKDYWTDYMIE
- a CDS encoding VCBS repeat-containing protein, yielding MNKLDFLWIIFFLTFFSCAKDPNLQQVPKNNRMLKSIVDESSYVNGIISGPFTLWADNDQIISLDYNGDGIKDILLFRPGLGRVCLNRSLKDGSFTNVFFLKDGLDGFSFANYYGNSTISDDQAITIDFDGDGKDDLMCYSPGSRKVVLERSNGDGTFTATYTSNNGMGGYDFTYRCDRAIALDFNGDKKMDLMFFRPGNKAVYLLQGNGDGTFEAILKSSNGLAGFNFDQVQDLAIALDYDGDGKDDVMCYRTGSKPTVYIQKSNGDGTFTNIYKNGNGIGGYNFDQIQDKAIALDYNGDGKDDIMCYRPRGSACYLLKSNGDGTFTTVYHNEGIAGFDLHDLRDRIISLDYNNDGYSDIIMYRSGMGYAFSAKSLGDGTYSLDCRQ
- a CDS encoding class I SAM-dependent methyltransferase, whose translation is MIDNYVNNPKSPKFYVKKYLDGIREELRNRIVIDVPAGNGATTEILLENGAKVEAYDLFPEYFMLKDIECKRADIVDKIPVTNNYADMLICQEGIEHFSDQTKTFKEFNRVLKLNGKLLITTPSYSNLASKFSYLLFESENTKLMPPNEIDDIWMSDKNVTKEIYYGHIFLVGLQKLRVIAKLSGFKIKEIKYLRLSKSSLLLFLFFYPIIFISSYVRYFKNIKKHKEIPKSYKRKVYAELLKTNINPKNLLNKHTFVIFEKETELNDVDFSLDCVSKSFEKIM